A stretch of Orientia tsutsugamushi DNA encodes these proteins:
- a CDS encoding AAA family ATPase has translation MPGKHIGNIKYIEIRNLINEVLNENELRKEAHLKIINDADVITDSITHYKSIFTKQDVEKAVKDIPDPTAREQLVQQVLSSNRILELYHDDGESSKYFTTIEVRNEETRIIRIANKINNQVYYNDIYNLKSDIEGLANVSEEQKQALRHILLSTSGVRVLRGRSGTGKSYVLIKAHKLATNRGQKVIGLAPTHKAVSELRSKGYTEVYTVKGFLYNRKKIFMQDSLIVVDEAGMVGTKAYAELFRVVRNNNCQLILAGDEKQLASIERGGMFEMLSNNFGSHVLIDIRRQSENWSREAATKFAESNILSGITLLRQNKCVKFDNTLQDSISKLIYDWSLSKFKLHEKLVITVRNKDVDILNSSIRSLLKANGTLQGTEYRRSIAGRKESYMAGDRIVFQKSDKDLQIQNSEFATLTSVNKNEFVVKTDTGKEVSFDLNKISFKHGYATTVCNTQTAFKKDVYVLHNNGVGIESSNISMIGNAEQVRLYYNVQATKNMLLI, from the coding sequence GTGCCGGGAAAGCATATTGGGAATATTAAATATATTGAAATTAGGAATTTAATTAATGAAGTATTAAATGAAAATGAGTTACGTAAAGAGGCTCATTTGAAGATTATTAATGATGCTGATGTAATAACGGATTCTATAACACATTACAAATCTATTTTTACTAAGCAGGATGTTGAAAAAGCAGTAAAAGATATACCAGATCCAACAGCAAGAGAACAGTTAGTTCAGCAAGTGCTTAGTTCAAATAGAATACTAGAGTTATACCATGATGATGGTGAAAGTAGCAAATATTTTACGACAATTGAGGTTCGAAATGAGGAGACGAGAATAATCAGAATAGCTAATAAAATCAATAATCAGGTTTATTACAACGATATTTACAATCTTAAAAGTGATATCGAAGGTCTAGCAAATGTTAGTGAAGAACAGAAACAAGCTCTAAGGCATATTTTGCTTAGCACTAGTGGAGTTAGAGTCTTAAGAGGAAGATCTGGTACAGGAAAATCTTATGTTTTAATAAAAGCGCATAAGCTCGCAACAAATCGTGGACAAAAAGTTATTGGTCTTGCTCCTACTCATAAGGCAGTATCAGAGCTGAGGAGCAAAGGTTATACAGAGGTCTATACAGTAAAAGGATTTTTATATAATCGAAAAAAAATTTTTATGCAAGACAGCTTAATAGTAGTAGATGAAGCTGGAATGGTAGGTACTAAAGCTTATGCAGAGCTGTTTAGAGTAGTTAGAAACAATAATTGTCAACTGATACTCGCTGGAGATGAAAAACAGCTAGCTTCAATAGAAAGAGGCGGAATGTTTGAGATGCTGAGTAATAATTTCGGTTCACATGTTTTAATAGATATTCGCAGACAAAGTGAAAACTGGAGCAGAGAAGCAGCAACAAAGTTTGCTGAGAGTAATATTTTAAGCGGTATAACCTTACTGAGACAAAATAAATGTGTTAAGTTTGATAATACATTACAGGATTCAATTAGTAAGTTGATTTATGATTGGAGTCTAAGCAAGTTTAAGCTACATGAAAAATTGGTAATTACAGTACGTAATAAAGATGTCGACATTCTTAATTCAAGTATTAGATCTTTGTTAAAAGCAAATGGTACGCTACAAGGCACAGAATATAGGCGTTCAATAGCTGGAAGGAAAGAGTCCTATATGGCAGGAGATAGAATCGTATTTCAAAAAAGCGATAAGGATTTACAAATACAAAACAGTGAATTTGCAACTTTAACTTCTGTTAATAAAAATGAATTTGTAGTTAAGACAGACACAGGAAAAGAGGTGAGTTTTGATTTAAATAAAATAAGCTTTAAACATGGATATGCTACAACAGTTTGTAACACACAAACAGCTTTCAAAAAAGATGTATATGTTCTTCATAATAATGGTGTAGGCATAGAAAGTTCTAACATAAGCATGATAGGGAATGCAGAGCAAGTACGGCTGTACTACAACGTGCAAGCTACAAAAAATATGTTGCTAATCTAA
- a CDS encoding DnaA N-terminal domain-containing protein, translated as MRRIFSTNVCKSITNNSVNNTIIFYKFVGNFPPEEWKWLTDADGKALGKTEKQLLAVIVRQLQVYNNKNIEEIQENYNFFTELLGVGQPRVRQCLSKLQKAGFIKYENRTITKGKYKLNHILCIKLVRNFQQVSNFEKEKTVTQTEKIFPLYPKKISGEHEKNFGSIYRYNNKKIINDRSRSTEDKLIENDQNKNEDQQQNLKFKYTESDDFIEIELVGNEKEDQQQQQNLNFHELSDVSNKKPSNKDYEQNSELATPAITKDSEVEKNECYPKRKRLADYYPLTPEDAVILQRMSSRSFNIYFINQLLLKLSNKYPNRHFANKIAVLNYMAKALANELLTTDQANSRNFGFNDVGRFKEQYLVNIESGTDRSMKAQLKRKIAGVFEADMAYQILTSCDFGAAVKNKYYIKLVKNITLSDHIKFKILQEVRAVHGNDIELLQVIPFDESKQVTNSTTEYQKTTVLQQQISDEDYLSELSKELGSNSTWYKVRESLIKSYGQAIDKSWFSKLEVINEDSVNKKIFIKAKTEFEDSYIRENYLKDLESSFKAQGFSFELVKFSNFNKI; from the coding sequence ATGAGACGAATTTTTTCAACTAATGTTTGCAAAAGTATTACTAATAATAGTGTTAATAATACAATAATTTTTTATAAATTTGTTGGAAATTTTCCACCAGAAGAATGGAAATGGTTAACAGATGCTGATGGAAAAGCTTTAGGAAAAACTGAAAAGCAGTTGCTAGCAGTAATAGTTCGTCAACTACAAGTATATAATAATAAAAATATAGAAGAAATACAGGAAAATTACAACTTTTTTACAGAATTATTAGGAGTTGGACAGCCTAGAGTTAGGCAGTGTTTATCTAAATTACAAAAAGCTGGTTTTATTAAATATGAAAATAGAACTATAACTAAAGGTAAATATAAGCTGAATCATATTCTATGCATAAAACTTGTTAGAAATTTTCAACAGGTCAGTAACTTTGAAAAAGAAAAAACTGTTACACAAACTGAAAAAATTTTTCCTCTATACCCGAAAAAAATTTCGGGTGAACACGAAAAAAATTTCGGGTCCATATATAGATATAATAATAAAAAAATAATAAATGATAGATCTAGATCTACTGAAGATAAGTTAATAGAGAATGATCAAAATAAAAATGAAGATCAACAGCAAAATTTAAAGTTTAAATATACGGAATCTGATGATTTTATAGAAATTGAGTTAGTAGGAAATGAAAAAGAAGATCAACAGCAACAACAGAATTTGAATTTCCATGAGCTTAGTGATGTTAGTAATAAAAAGCCATCAAACAAGGATTATGAGCAAAATAGTGAGTTAGCAACTCCAGCTATTACTAAAGATTCAGAGGTTGAAAAGAATGAATGCTATCCCAAAAGAAAAAGACTAGCAGATTATTATCCACTAACACCAGAAGATGCAGTTATACTACAACGTATGTCTAGTAGAAGCTTCAACATATACTTCATAAATCAATTACTGTTGAAGTTATCAAATAAATATCCAAACCGTCATTTTGCAAATAAGATAGCAGTGCTAAACTATATGGCAAAAGCCTTAGCAAATGAATTACTAACTACTGATCAGGCTAATAGTAGAAATTTTGGATTTAATGATGTAGGAAGATTTAAAGAACAGTATCTAGTAAATATTGAATCTGGTACAGATCGTAGTATGAAGGCTCAGTTGAAGCGTAAAATAGCTGGAGTCTTTGAAGCAGATATGGCTTATCAAATTTTAACATCTTGTGATTTTGGAGCAGCGGTTAAAAACAAATATTACATCAAGTTGGTTAAGAATATTACACTGTCAGATCATATTAAATTCAAGATACTACAGGAGGTACGAGCTGTCCATGGCAACGATATTGAGCTGTTACAAGTTATACCATTTGATGAATCAAAACAAGTTACCAATAGCACAACGGAGTATCAAAAAACAACAGTTTTACAGCAACAAATAAGTGATGAAGATTACCTTTCAGAACTTAGTAAAGAGCTAGGCTCCAACTCGACTTGGTACAAAGTACGAGAATCTTTGATTAAAAGTTACGGTCAAGCTATCGATAAATCATGGTTTAGCAAATTAGAAGTTATAAATGAAGATAGTGTTAATAAAAAAATATTCATCAAAGCAAAAACAGAATTTGAAGATAGTTACATCAGAGAGAACTATCTGAAAGATCTTGAGTCCTCTTTTAAAGCTCAAGGATTTTCTTTTGAGTTAGTTAAGTTTAGTAATTTTAATAAAATTTAA
- a CDS encoding ankyrin repeat domain-containing protein, with the protein MIDFYSESLINKLFRSKVQQLINKDSTLVNSKYKDGTTALSVALKYKNLPIAEILLSNGANINAQDNDGHTALHLVVDTIQVYYEFFEKYPTYCNDHIALLLQYNADVNIENNQGNTPLSDAVECKCVEPLAIMLKHNSTGINKKYDEGETLLHIAVRNKIIDIIQLLIDYGADIDAKDDNGMTTIDYAAKSGNADVFNFLTEQSVPWY; encoded by the coding sequence ATGATAGATTTTTATAGTGAGAGCTTAATAAATAAGCTGTTCAGAAGCAAAGTACAGCAGCTTATTAATAAGGATAGTACACTTGTCAATTCAAAATATAAAGACGGTACTACAGCTTTATCTGTTGCTTTGAAATATAAGAATCTACCTATTGCCGAGATTTTACTAAGCAATGGAGCTAACATAAACGCACAAGATAATGATGGGCACACCGCTTTACATCTTGTTGTGGATACAATTCAAGTATATTATGAATTTTTCGAAAAATATCCTACCTATTGCAATGATCATATAGCATTACTGCTACAATATAATGCTGATGTAAATATCGAGAATAATCAAGGTAATACACCTTTATCTGATGCTGTTGAATGCAAATGTGTAGAACCTTTAGCAATTATGCTAAAACATAATTCTACTGGTATTAATAAAAAATATGATGAAGGAGAAACGCTACTACATATTGCTGTTCGTAATAAAATCATAGATATTATACAGCTTTTGATTGATTATGGAGCAGATATTGATGCAAAAGATGATAACGGCATGACTACTATAGATTATGCTGCTAAAAGCGGTAATGCAGATGTATTCAACTTTCTAACGGAACAATCGGTCCCATGGTATTAG